From the genome of Pseudomonas hamedanensis:
TTGCACAACCACGAATACGGCATCTGTGCCGGGCAGATCGATCAACGCTGCGGCCTGTCGCAATCGACCGTGTCGGCGCACCTGGCAACGCTGCAACGGGCCGGGCTGATCAGCAGCCAGAAGGCCGGGCAGTGGCATTTTTTCAGACGTAACGAGGACGTCATCCAGGCGTTCCTCAACACCCTCAGTAAAGAGCTCTGACCCTTAACGTC
Proteins encoded in this window:
- a CDS encoding ArsR/SmtB family transcription factor, which produces MNLDLDEIIKALAHPVRRDILNWLKNPKAEFPEQLHNHEYGICAGQIDQRCGLSQSTVSAHLATLQRAGLISSQKAGQWHFFRRNEDVIQAFLNTLSKEL